The genomic DNA ACCTGTAACCGCGATCCTGAACCAACCATGGCGTCTCGGAAGCAGCATGACCAGCGTACCTATCGAATCGAATTCAAAATACACACGTACTGCTATGTCACCGATTAGTTTTGTCAGTCAACCAGGTGATTTCACACTAAATCAACTGGTTAAAGACTTTAACCTCACCCTGCAAGAATCCGCCGAGTGGTTTGCCCCCATTACCCCAGTCTCCCCCAGTGTCACCTTAGTCACCCTCCTACAGGAACAGGTTGATCTCGCCGTTGCCATCAATACCGAAAAAGCTCGTTCCGAGTTAATCATTGCCCCGGTACTGATGGAAGTACGCCGTCAAGCGAAGGCGACCATTAGTTTATTTTCTGGTTCTGAGTTTACGGTTGACCCCGAAAAAGGACTAACAGGCATCTGTGACTTCATCTTGAGCAAAAATCCAGAGCAATTGTTTATCCGGGCTCCCGTGATGACGATCGTCGAGGCTAAAAATGAAAACCTGAAAAGTGGGTTTGCCGAGTGTATAGCTGCCATGATTGCTGCCCAGATCTTTAACCAGCAAGAAAACAACGACATCTCCACAATTCATGGTGCAGTCACGATCGGCACCACCTGGCGATTTCTCAGCCTAGAAAATAATACGGTTAATATTGATTTAAGCGAATACTATATCAAAAAAGACTTGGAAAAAATCCTCGGCATTCTACTTAACGCCCTGCACTAATCTCCGTGACCTCTGTGCCTCCGTGGTTCATTATCCCCATCTCACCCAATCACTCCTATGGCCATCAGCAATCACGAACGAGTCGGACGCGCCCTAAATCTACTCCGCGATGGGCTTTACCCCTTTGTCGAACGAGAAATGAAGGCGATTTATGGCGATCGCTGGCTTATCCCCGCCGCCGCTAGCCTGCCCGAACATTACATGGCTCGCCGTGAAGTCCAAGATGTCCTCAAAGAAGATGTTTCTGCCCTGCTCATGGTGATGTGGGAACAGTGGAATAACGTCTTCCGTAATACGTTAGGGCGCACAGAATGCAGTATCGTCAGCGAGTTGCGAGATACCCGCAACGGCTGGGCGCACACCTCCACCTTCTCAACAGACGACGCTTATCGTGCCCTCGATAGCATGACACGTCTCCTCACTGCCATTTCTGCCCCAGAAGCCGATCAAGTCGAAAAACAGAAACAAGAACTGCTGCGGCTGCGTTTTGAAGACCAAGCGCGGCGCGTCACCCAGCGGGCGGCAGTGGCTCCCACGGAAGGACAACCCATGGCTGGACTCAAGCCCTGGCGCGAAATTGCCACCCCCCACCCCGATGTTGCCTCCGGTCGCTTCGACTGAAGTTGTAGCCTTCGCAACTCAACACGGGATCCCTCTCTCCGATGATGCCAATGACGTTGGACGATGACAGGCGTTAGGTATCATTTCAGCCTGGTTGACTGAATGAGCTCTGTCCTTCTCAAGCAACCGTCTGAAGCCCAACGCAACACACCGAAAGGGATCCCTGGTCATGAAGCGGGTGTGGGTACAATGCCAAAAAGAATGGCTACAAATTTGCTGTTGTCGGGGTTTATCTATCCCCTCAGCAACATTCCCTTTCCGATGGTGTTGATCTCCAATGTGGTGCCCGCCCGCTATTACCTGGAGCTGGTGCGGGATGCTTTTTGCCCATCATCCAGCTATCGGGGGCGATCGCGCCGATCGAGAGCATGCCGGTGTTCTTTCAGGACTGCGCGCTGCTGGATCCCTTGCGCCATTTCATCACCATCCTGCGGGGCATCCTGCTCAAGGGCATTGGCCTAGAAGTCTTGTGGTCCCATGCACTGGTGCTGCTGGGGTTTGCTGTGGTGATTAGGGGGGTGAGTGTGGCTCGCTTTCGGCAGCAATTGGGTTGAGGGCAATCTGGACTTGTCATACTGAAGAGAGTTGTTGCGGGCTCAAGACCGGTGCGCAAACGGGTGACACTGATTTTTCCTCGCCATTTGGTGAATGTGCCCCTCACCTATCGGTTAGCCAAAGATTTTGACGTGGCGGCCAATATCATGCGGGCACGAGTGGCCCCAGATGAGGTGGGCACTTTGGTGGTAGAGCTTTCAGGGGATATCGACCAAGTGGAAGCTGGCCTAGAGTGGGCCCAGTCTCTGGGGATTGAGGTGGCAGAACAGGCCAAGGAGATTCAAATCGATCCGCATCTGTGCGTAGATTGTGGATTGTGTACGGGAGTTTGCCCAACAGAAGCCCTGAGAATTTCTGCCCCCAATTGGAAGCTAGAGTTTTTACGCAATCGCTGTGTTATGTGTGAACAGTGCATACCCACTTGCCCTGTGGGGGCGATTAGCACCAGTCTATAGGGATCCCGGACTCCCCGAATCACCCTACAATGAATTTGGATTGGGTGCAGGCCAATCACTATCGAAGGCAAACAAGACATGACCTCTACTACACTGCTGATTTTGATGACGTATGCCGGCTTGGCAGGTCTTTACCTATTGGTGCTGCCTTTTTTATCTTTGCTGTATGTAGACAAACGTTGGACTTCCGGTAGCGCCTGGGAAAAGGTGTTGATGTTCTTCCTGGTTTTGTTTTTCTTCCCAGGCATGGTATTGCTGGCACCCTTCATGACCTTCCGCCCTAAACCCCGTTCTTTGTAGGGCACGTGAGCGGATGCGCAGACTGGATGTTCTCGGCTTGGGCTTAGCCATTTTGTTGGGGGGCGGCATCCTCTACGGAAGTTTGGTTTGGGCAGGCTTGGATACCGGTTCTGCACAGAAGGTATCGAGCATGGTGTTTTTGTTGGCTTGCCTGGGATGGACCTTTGGCTACCTAGGGCGGGTGCTGCGTGGGGAAATGGCTCTGAAGGCTCAGCGGGCTAGTTTTGAAGCTCAGCAAGTGCAGGAGCACCTTGAAGCCCTTTCGCCAGAAGAATGGCAAGCCTTGCAGGCAGAATTGGAAGCTGAAGAGGAAGGGATCCCGGCGGTAGGCTCTCCTGAGCAACGAGAAGATTAACAACAGGCTGCGAACTGGCTGACAGCTGATGGGGAAGCCCTTAACGGAGGATTCACAGGGAACGAGTCTGCAGCGCAATACTGGTATAGTCAATCACTATTTCCTGTTTTGGGAGGTGGTAATTTACCGGCTACATAGGGTTGTGATGTATAACAGGATATTAAGTGGTACAGACTTTTACTCCCTCTCCTACTCACCTCTCCCCATCTGCCGTGACCAAAACCATTCTGGTGGCCCAGGGTCAGCCTCTACAGGTGCAGCTGTGGAAGTTGGTTCTGGAGTCTCAGCGCCACTCAGTACTGCTGACTTCCCCACACATGGATCTGTTGGAGGTAGCAGCGACTCGGCCTCTGGATCTGATGGTGGTGGATATGACAACAGGGCTGTTTAACCCTTATGCATTTTGCCGGGATTGCCATAACCAGCTGCCCAATACTCCTGTTGTTTTGACCCACCATCCACGTCGCCACATTGAGCCAGCAGAACGACGGTGGGCGATTTATCAAGGGGCAGCAGAAGTTATTCCAGGTTTGGCGGAAGCCAGTGATATTCTCGACTCACTGGATCGCATCTATAAAGCGGCAAAGTGGTCTCTGCCCATCGATACGGATGCGCTCTACACTGTATTGGAACAGATGGGGTTGATGCCTGGGGATCCGAGCTCTGTTGCTTCTCCGACCCCTCCACCGCAACCGACTATTCAAGCGCTTACTACCCCGCCGCAACCGGTCAAGTTGGAAGATCCCACCGAGGCCAAGCCTTCTGCCCCTCAGACGAAGTATCGTCTGATGTACCGGGGCCGGCCCGT from Thermostichus vulcanus str. 'Rupite' includes the following:
- a CDS encoding DUF3007 family protein, with amino-acid sequence MRRLDVLGLGLAILLGGGILYGSLVWAGLDTGSAQKVSSMVFLLACLGWTFGYLGRVLRGEMALKAQRASFEAQQVQEHLEALSPEEWQALQAELEAEEEGIPAVGSPEQRED
- the ndhL gene encoding NAD(P)H-quinone oxidoreductase subunit L; its protein translation is MTSTTLLILMTYAGLAGLYLLVLPFLSLLYVDKRWTSGSAWEKVLMFFLVLFFFPGMVLLAPFMTFRPKPRSL
- a CDS encoding response regulator, with translation MVQTFTPSPTHLSPSAVTKTILVAQGQPLQVQLWKLVLESQRHSVLLTSPHMDLLEVAATRPLDLMVVDMTTGLFNPYAFCRDCHNQLPNTPVVLTHHPRRHIEPAERRWAIYQGAAEVIPGLAEASDILDSLDRIYKAAKWSLPIDTDALYTVLEQMGLMPGDPSSVASPTPPPQPTIQALTTPPQPVKLEDPTEAKPSAPQTKYRLMYRGRPVN
- a CDS encoding NIL domain-containing protein, with translation MRKRVTLIFPRHLVNVPLTYRLAKDFDVAANIMRARVAPDEVGTLVVELSGDIDQVEAGLEWAQSLGIEVAEQAKEIQIDPHLCVDCGLCTGVCPTEALRISAPNWKLEFLRNRCVMCEQCIPTCPVGAISTSL